From bacterium, one genomic window encodes:
- a CDS encoding cytochrome C codes for MLVRTFALIILMHVATQNGFGKTCLECHETTTPGVVTDWRLSKHSLNDVTCESCHGSAHQNELDAAKAETPTLATCAQCHGDQAAQFGNGKHALAWASMTAMPTTHALPMALTEGMKGCGGCHKLGDKGEAEVKRLKAEGSKFGHASCDACHTRHTFSKVEAQQPQACQTCHMGFDHPQWEMYSASKHGVRYLLKQNGTLSETIAAPTCQTCHMADGNHEVRTAWGFLAVRLPLAEDSVWKADQVTILQALGVLDPTGNPTGRLDVVKAADVARLTQESFDIERNKMVSICGDCHSENFAKAELAKGDDMIREADHLLAEAIRIIASLYQDGILAKPEGYATAFPDLLTFHDAPTVIEQQLFQMHLEHRMRAFQGTFHANPDYALWYGWSEMVRDLSEIREMAADLRREHR; via the coding sequence ATGTTAGTTCGTACTTTTGCTTTGATCATCTTGATGCACGTCGCAACACAGAACGGCTTCGGCAAGACTTGTCTGGAATGTCACGAGACTACGACACCAGGCGTGGTTACTGATTGGAGGCTCAGTAAGCACTCCCTGAACGACGTTACTTGCGAAAGCTGTCATGGCTCGGCACACCAGAATGAACTGGACGCTGCCAAGGCAGAAACACCGACTCTCGCAACCTGCGCTCAATGCCACGGGGATCAAGCTGCTCAGTTTGGTAATGGTAAACACGCTCTCGCTTGGGCCTCGATGACCGCGATGCCCACCACACATGCATTACCGATGGCACTTACCGAGGGAATGAAGGGGTGTGGTGGTTGTCACAAGCTCGGAGATAAAGGTGAAGCAGAAGTCAAGAGGCTCAAAGCAGAAGGCTCTAAATTTGGCCATGCCTCATGTGATGCCTGTCACACGCGCCATACTTTTTCAAAGGTTGAAGCCCAACAGCCGCAAGCATGTCAAACCTGTCACATGGGCTTCGACCATCCCCAGTGGGAAATGTACTCAGCATCAAAGCATGGTGTCCGTTATCTGCTCAAGCAAAACGGCACTTTGTCAGAGACGATTGCTGCACCCACGTGTCAAACTTGCCACATGGCCGATGGGAATCACGAAGTCAGGACCGCGTGGGGTTTTCTGGCTGTGAGACTCCCACTTGCTGAGGACTCGGTTTGGAAAGCGGATCAGGTGACCATCCTCCAGGCTCTTGGTGTCCTCGATCCGACAGGCAATCCTACGGGCCGATTGGATGTTGTCAAGGCGGCAGATGTTGCTCGACTCACTCAGGAATCGTTTGATATCGAGCGCAATAAAATGGTGAGTATCTGTGGTGATTGCCACTCAGAGAACTTCGCGAAAGCAGAGCTTGCCAAGGGTGACGACATGATTCGGGAAGCGGATCACCTGCTGGCAGAGGCTATCCGAATCATAGCGAGTCTCTATCAAGATGGTATTTTGGCTAAGCCGGAAGGATACGCAACAGCATTTCCTGATCTGCTGACCTTCCATGATGCACCGACCGTAATCGAACAGCAGCTTTTTCAAATGCACTTGGAGCATCGCATGCGTGCCTTCCAAGGCACCTTTCACGCCAACCCTGACTATGCGCTCTGGTACGGCTGGAGTGAAATGGTTCGAGATCTATCTGAAATCAGAGAGATGGCTGCGGATTTGCGTCGCGAGCATCGATAG